The nucleotide window GGTGGTCATGCCGCCATCTCCCACTCGGTGGGGTTGACCGCCGGGGTGCTGGTGCCGGTGGGGCGGCGGGTCCAGGCGGCGTAGTCGGCGATGTTGTAGATGTCGGTGTCGGTGAGGTACGCCGCTTTGATGCGGCGGGGGACGCCACCTTCGGCCAGGAGGTAGGCCGCGCCCTGGTTGGTGGGTGAGATGTCGGAGGCGGTGTAGCCCTGCTCGGCCCAGCCCTGACCGAGGATGATGTTTGAGCTGTTCAAGCTGGTGCACCGAAACGCGGCCCGGTAGCCGAACAGGTCCCGCAGGCTGGCGGGGATGATGTCCCAACTTGGGCGTTGGGTGGCCGCGACGACGGGCATACCGCAGGCGCGGCCGAGGGAGACGAGCCCTCGCAGGAGGGTGGAGAACTCTTCCTGTTGCTGCTTTGTGCCGAGGACGGTGGAGAACATGGCGAGTTCGTCGATGATGGTGACGATGACGGACATGCCGTCGCCGTCGGCGAGCTTGCGGCGCCGGTTCGCTAGGAGCCAGGCGTAGCGGTTGGTGGCGACGACCAGGAGGCGACGCAGCACCTCAATGGCTTGGTCGATGTCGGGGCCGATGAAGGCGTCGGCGAGGTCGCGCCAGGGGCCGAGTTCGACGAGTTTGGCGTCGAAGAGCACGAGGCGGGTGTTGTCGCACAGCGCGGCGTGGCCGCAGATGTTGTTGATGAGGCCGGACTTACCGCCGCCGGGTTCGCCTGCGGTGAGCAGGTTGCGGTAGATGACGTCCAGGTAGACGGGTTGGCCGAACTCATCGATCCCGATGAAGATCGGGTCGAACATCGACAGGCCAGGACCCACCGGAACCGCCTCAGCAGTGGTGGGAATCGTGGTGGTCATGAGGTGCCCTCCTGGGCGTTGTGGG belongs to Micromonospora ureilytica and includes:
- a CDS encoding FtsK/SpoIIIE domain-containing protein: MTTTIPTTAEAVPVGPGLSMFDPIFIGIDEFGQPVYLDVIYRNLLTAGEPGGGKSGLINNICGHAALCDNTRLVLFDAKLVELGPWRDLADAFIGPDIDQAIEVLRRLLVVATNRYAWLLANRRRKLADGDGMSVIVTIIDELAMFSTVLGTKQQQEEFSTLLRGLVSLGRACGMPVVAATQRPSWDIIPASLRDLFGYRAAFRCTSLNSSNIILGQGWAEQGYTASDISPTNQGAAYLLAEGGVPRRIKAAYLTDTDIYNIADYAAWTRRPTGTSTPAVNPTEWEMAA